In one Neobacillus sp. CF12 genomic region, the following are encoded:
- a CDS encoding effector binding domain-containing protein: MNIQVLEKEEIKVVGISRSGTYAQMSKIPDLFDELKERLGEVPNQTNDSVLIAPFHSRETEFTCYIATPVEKVENVPDGMVGFTIPRKNYVCSSHKGSLEELENTYREMLVWMEEYGYDLDGNALSLEVLKDNDNSTNFELYLPIKSYKITY, translated from the coding sequence ATGAATATACAAGTGCTTGAAAAAGAAGAAATAAAGGTTGTTGGAATTTCGAGGAGTGGCACTTATGCTCAAATGAGCAAAATTCCAGATTTATTTGATGAGTTGAAAGAACGTTTAGGAGAGGTACCTAATCAAACCAATGATTCAGTATTGATAGCGCCATTTCATAGCAGGGAAACTGAATTTACCTGTTATATTGCGACTCCAGTCGAAAAGGTAGAAAATGTCCCAGATGGTATGGTCGGGTTTACCATTCCCCGCAAAAATTATGTTTGTTCTTCGCACAAAGGAAGTCTGGAAGAATTAGAAAATACATATAGGGAAATGTTAGTGTGGATGGAGGAGTATGGATATGATTTAGACGGCAATGCCTTAAGTCTAGAAGTACTAAAAGATAACGATAACAGTACGAACTTTGAACTCTATCTTCCGATAAAAAGCTATAAGATTACCTATTAA
- a CDS encoding iron-sulfur cluster assembly accessory protein, with protein sequence MKVKINRHAAKALKKMMEGEEAEGKLFRVYVTNMHGDHAHYDLMLDTPTEHDEVVKTDKDIDFILDKRDEFLDGVWIQMFHVPKEEWLITNPSKGGHHHHH encoded by the coding sequence ATGAAAGTCAAAATCAACCGTCATGCCGCGAAAGCATTGAAAAAAATGATGGAAGGGGAAGAAGCAGAAGGTAAATTGTTTCGAGTCTATGTTACCAATATGCATGGCGACCATGCCCATTATGATTTAATGCTAGATACTCCAACAGAGCATGATGAAGTAGTTAAAACAGATAAGGATATTGATTTTATTCTCGATAAACGAGATGAATTTTTAGATGGAGTATGGATACAAATGTTCCATGTTCCAAAAGAAGAATGGCTAATCACAAACCCATCTAAAGGTGGACATCATCACCATCATTAA
- the katA gene encoding catalase KatA, which produces MNNEKNHITTSYGAPVGDNQNSITAGSRGPTLIQDVHLLEKLAHFNRERVPERVVHAKGAGAHGYFEVTNDMSKYTKAKLFNGVNKGTPMFIRFSTVAGELGSADTVRDPRGFAVKFYTEEGNYDLVGNNTPIFFISDAIKFPDFIHTQKRDPRTHLKNPNAVWDFWSLSPESLHQVTYLMGDRGIPATLRHMNGYGSHTFKWVNAEGEAVWVKYHFKTEQGVKNMANEVAAKLAGENPDYHTEDLFNAIEKGDFPKWKLYVQIMPLDDANTYRFDPFDVTKVWSHKDYPLIEVGQMVLNRNPENYFAEVEQATFSPGTLVPGIEPSPDKMLQGRLFAYSDAHRYRVGANHNLLPINRPKVEVNNYQRDGQMRSDNNGGRSVYYEPNSFGGPTEAPVAKTTAFPVSGAAESLAYDYNDHYTQAGDLYRLMSEEERSRLIETVVGAMKPVERDDIKLRQIQHFYKADAEYGERVAEGLGLAIPQEVK; this is translated from the coding sequence ATGAATAATGAGAAAAATCATATAACAACAAGCTACGGAGCACCTGTAGGAGATAATCAAAATTCAATTACTGCGGGTTCACGTGGTCCGACATTAATCCAGGATGTCCATTTACTAGAGAAGTTAGCACATTTTAACCGTGAACGCGTGCCTGAGAGGGTTGTTCATGCCAAGGGTGCTGGAGCACATGGTTATTTTGAAGTGACCAATGATATGTCAAAATACACAAAAGCAAAACTGTTTAATGGTGTTAATAAGGGTACGCCTATGTTCATTCGATTCTCAACTGTAGCAGGGGAATTAGGTTCAGCTGATACTGTTCGTGACCCACGAGGCTTTGCCGTTAAGTTTTATACAGAAGAAGGGAATTATGATTTAGTAGGAAACAATACTCCTATTTTCTTTATTAGTGATGCGATCAAATTCCCTGACTTTATTCATACACAAAAAAGAGATCCGCGCACTCATTTGAAAAATCCAAATGCGGTTTGGGATTTCTGGTCATTATCACCCGAATCCTTACACCAAGTGACATACCTGATGGGTGATCGTGGAATTCCGGCAACACTTCGACACATGAATGGATATGGAAGTCATACCTTCAAATGGGTTAATGCAGAAGGCGAAGCCGTTTGGGTGAAGTATCACTTTAAAACAGAGCAAGGCGTAAAGAATATGGCCAATGAAGTAGCAGCTAAGCTAGCTGGTGAAAATCCAGATTATCATACTGAAGATTTATTTAATGCGATTGAAAAAGGCGACTTCCCTAAATGGAAACTATATGTCCAAATCATGCCTTTAGACGACGCAAATACTTATCGCTTTGATCCATTTGATGTAACCAAAGTATGGTCACACAAGGATTATCCATTAATTGAAGTGGGCCAAATGGTTTTAAATCGTAACCCTGAGAACTATTTTGCTGAAGTAGAACAGGCAACCTTCTCACCAGGTACATTGGTCCCAGGGATTGAGCCTTCTCCAGATAAAATGTTACAAGGACGTTTATTTGCGTATTCCGATGCACATCGCTATCGTGTAGGGGCAAATCATAATCTGCTTCCAATCAATCGTCCAAAAGTAGAAGTAAATAACTATCAACGTGATGGTCAAATGCGTTCTGACAATAATGGCGGACGGTCAGTTTACTATGAACCTAACAGCTTTGGGGGTCCAACGGAGGCACCTGTAGCGAAAACAACTGCTTTCCCAGTTTCAGGTGCAGCAGAAAGTTTGGCATATGATTATAATGATCATTACACACAAGCTGGTGACCTATACCGCTTAATGTCTGAGGAAGAGCGTTCACGTCTAATTGAAACTGTAGTAGGTGCAATGAAGCCAGTTGAAAGAGATGATATTAAACTTCGTCAAATCCAACACTTTTATAAAGCAGATGCAGAGTATGGTGAAAGAGTAGCGGAAGGTTTAGGTTTAGCCATCCCACAAGAAGTTAAATAG
- a CDS encoding YwbE family protein: MNGQNRKDITAGTEVTIVLKEDQRTGKLTRGVVKDILTNSSFHPHGIKVRLTDGQIGRVHEILKPN, from the coding sequence ATGAACGGACAGAATAGAAAAGACATCACAGCCGGCACTGAGGTTACTATAGTCCTAAAAGAGGATCAAAGAACAGGGAAACTTACAAGGGGTGTCGTAAAAGATATCTTAACGAATTCCAGTTTCCATCCACATGGAATAAAGGTAAGATTAACGGATGGGCAAATTGGCAGAGTGCATGAAATACTAAAACCAAACTAA
- a CDS encoding oxidoreductase, with protein sequence MKNNIAIVTGTSSGFGLLITVELAKKGYTVIAAMRNISRSSELLQEARKYGVESKIIVHELDVTNEQSILLFQLRILDDFGRVDLLINNAGYAGAGFVEEISMEEYRQQFETNVFGVIAVTKAFLPMMRKQGQGCIINISSISGKVGFPGLSPYIASKYAVEGWSESLRLEMQPFGVKVVLVEPGSYKTNIWSSGKQVAVESLQSHSAYQHYMSRIENYLARGEKNFGNPQEVATKIAGIAGMDNPEMRYPIGRGVRTTILIKNLLPWKFWEKLVNRQLFRK encoded by the coding sequence ATGAAAAACAACATAGCGATCGTAACCGGTACGTCAAGCGGTTTTGGTTTACTGATCACTGTAGAATTAGCTAAAAAGGGGTATACCGTTATTGCGGCCATGAGAAACATCAGCAGAAGTTCGGAACTATTGCAGGAAGCAAGGAAGTATGGAGTAGAATCCAAGATTATCGTTCATGAATTGGATGTTACGAATGAGCAGTCAATCCTTCTGTTTCAATTAAGAATACTCGATGATTTTGGGAGAGTAGACTTACTTATTAATAATGCTGGGTATGCAGGTGCGGGATTTGTTGAAGAAATATCAATGGAAGAGTATCGACAACAGTTTGAAACAAATGTTTTCGGAGTCATCGCCGTTACCAAAGCCTTCCTTCCAATGATGAGGAAACAAGGGCAGGGATGTATTATCAATATTAGCAGTATTAGTGGTAAAGTTGGGTTTCCCGGTCTATCGCCTTACATTGCTTCAAAGTATGCGGTCGAAGGATGGAGTGAGAGTCTGCGTTTAGAGATGCAGCCATTTGGTGTGAAGGTGGTCCTGGTCGAGCCAGGTTCATATAAAACAAACATTTGGTCTTCAGGTAAACAGGTTGCTGTTGAATCATTGCAATCTCATTCTGCATATCAACACTATATGAGTAGGATAGAAAATTATCTAGCAAGAGGAGAAAAAAACTTTGGAAATCCACAGGAAGTAGCAACAAAAATTGCTGGAATTGCAGGCATGGATAATCCCGAGATGAGATATCCAATTGGTCGTGGGGTGAGAACAACTATTTTAATTAAGAATCTCCTGCCATGGAAGTTTTGGGAAAAGCTTGTTAACCGGCAGCTATTTAGAAAATAA
- the qoxA gene encoding cytochrome aa3 quinol oxidase subunit II encodes MNKKGFKVALFSVFFTIITVLSGCEPLLVLDPKGPQAERQASDILLSIGIMSVIVIVVFALLIYMLVKYRASKQRADYEPPHIEGNLWVEVIMVGIPVIIVAFLSYVSVQSNYIVEAKPKGYEDTKPLVVYASSSNWKWHFSYPEEGIETVNYLYIPTDRALEFKLYSHGPITSFWIPQLGGQKYAMADMVTTLHLAADVPGEFMGRNANFSGKGFAENTFNVTAMSQEDFDDWVKEVKETAKPITEKKFEELLEPGHLGQQTYTGTHLEFSPPPTGHDHSEESSETTETESHSDSHTGHEGMSH; translated from the coding sequence ATGAACAAAAAAGGTTTTAAAGTGGCTTTATTTTCAGTGTTCTTTACAATCATCACCGTATTGTCTGGATGTGAGCCATTACTTGTCTTGGACCCAAAAGGTCCACAAGCAGAAAGACAGGCAAGTGACATCCTATTATCTATCGGAATCATGTCAGTAATTGTCATTGTCGTTTTCGCTCTACTAATCTATATGTTAGTAAAATATCGTGCTTCTAAACAAAGAGCAGATTATGAACCACCTCATATTGAAGGGAACCTTTGGGTTGAGGTCATTATGGTAGGTATTCCGGTAATAATCGTTGCATTTCTATCTTACGTTTCCGTTCAAAGCAACTATATTGTTGAGGCAAAACCGAAGGGATATGAAGATACAAAGCCATTAGTGGTTTATGCTTCATCCTCTAACTGGAAGTGGCATTTCAGTTATCCAGAAGAAGGAATTGAAACAGTCAATTACCTGTATATTCCAACAGATAGGGCTCTTGAATTTAAACTCTATTCACATGGACCTATAACAAGTTTCTGGATTCCTCAGCTAGGCGGACAAAAGTATGCAATGGCTGACATGGTTACCACCCTGCATTTAGCTGCCGATGTCCCTGGAGAATTCATGGGACGAAATGCAAACTTCTCGGGTAAAGGGTTTGCTGAGAATACATTCAATGTTACCGCCATGTCTCAAGAGGATTTTGATGACTGGGTTAAAGAAGTAAAAGAAACAGCTAAACCGATTACAGAGAAAAAATTCGAGGAATTATTAGAACCAGGTCATCTCGGGCAGCAAACATACACTGGGACTCACCTAGAATTTTCACCTCCGCCAACAGGACATGATCATAGCGAAGAATCATCAGAAACAACTGAAACAGAATCTCACTCAGATTCCCATACGGGACATGAAGGTATGAGTCATTAA
- a CDS encoding ABC transporter ATP-binding protein, with amino-acid sequence MIRRFFSYYKPHKKLFILDFSSAVVVAVLELAFPLAVSWFIDELLPGGDWQTIVTVSMALLTVYVLSTFLQFVVNYWGHKLGINIETDMRQELFEHVQKQSFRFFDNTKTGHIMSRITNDLFDLGELAHHGPEDVFIAVMTFIGAFWIMLTINVKLALVAVLILPLLAVLVVFCNLKMNKAWSHMYTSIADVNARVEDSVSGSRVVQSFTNEDFEIARFRKNNQKYRNAKLVGYRIMSFSLSGIYMMTRLITIVVLVYGAWLSFTGQLSYGELVGFVLYVNVLFKPIDKISAIMELYPKGMAGFKRFIEIIDSEPEIKDMDDAVEVASLKGNIYFNDVAFSYDQQKFVLEKINLNIGAGETVAFVGPSGAGKTTICSLIPRFYEVSNGSITIDGIDIRNMTKKSLRSHIGIVQQDVFLFTGTIKENIAYGKRNATDEEIIEAAKRAHLEKFIQSLPEGYETEIGERGLKLSGGQKQRLAIARMFLKNPPILILDEATSALDTETEMVIQEALNELAKNRTTLIIAHRLATIRNADRIIVVTEDGIAEEGGHDELIEQGGIFANLHRVQYQQ; translated from the coding sequence ATGATTCGACGTTTCTTTTCTTATTACAAACCGCATAAAAAACTTTTCATTCTTGATTTTAGTAGTGCAGTGGTTGTTGCGGTGTTAGAATTAGCCTTTCCGCTGGCTGTATCATGGTTTATTGATGAGTTGCTGCCAGGAGGAGATTGGCAAACCATTGTGACTGTCAGTATGGCGCTGTTAACTGTTTATGTACTCAGCACCTTCTTGCAATTTGTTGTAAACTACTGGGGTCACAAGCTTGGTATTAATATCGAAACAGACATGAGACAAGAACTTTTTGAGCACGTACAAAAACAGTCCTTCCGCTTTTTTGACAATACCAAAACAGGACATATTATGAGTAGAATAACCAACGACTTATTTGACCTAGGCGAACTTGCGCACCATGGACCGGAAGACGTATTCATTGCAGTGATGACTTTTATCGGTGCTTTCTGGATTATGTTGACGATCAATGTGAAACTAGCACTTGTCGCTGTTTTGATTCTCCCTTTGTTAGCGGTACTCGTGGTTTTCTGTAATCTAAAAATGAATAAAGCATGGAGTCATATGTATACAAGCATTGCGGATGTCAATGCAAGGGTTGAGGATAGCGTATCAGGAAGCCGTGTAGTTCAATCTTTTACAAACGAAGACTTTGAGATTGCAAGATTTCGAAAAAATAATCAAAAATATCGAAATGCAAAACTTGTTGGATATCGTATAATGTCCTTCAGTTTATCAGGAATTTATATGATGACGAGATTAATTACCATTGTTGTCCTTGTTTATGGTGCGTGGCTTAGCTTTACAGGGCAACTTTCCTATGGGGAACTCGTCGGTTTTGTTCTTTATGTAAATGTTCTATTTAAACCGATTGATAAAATTAGTGCCATTATGGAATTGTATCCAAAAGGAATGGCTGGATTTAAACGCTTTATTGAAATCATCGACTCCGAACCAGAGATTAAGGATATGGATGATGCAGTAGAGGTTGCTTCCTTAAAAGGAAATATTTATTTTAATGATGTAGCCTTTAGCTATGACCAGCAAAAATTTGTCCTTGAAAAGATCAATTTGAATATAGGTGCTGGTGAAACAGTCGCCTTTGTTGGACCTTCAGGAGCAGGTAAAACGACAATTTGCTCATTGATACCAAGGTTCTATGAGGTGAGCAATGGCAGCATTACAATTGATGGAATCGATATCCGTAACATGACAAAAAAATCACTAAGGTCCCATATTGGTATTGTTCAGCAAGATGTATTTCTTTTTACGGGGACAATTAAAGAGAATATTGCATATGGAAAGCGAAATGCGACCGATGAGGAAATCATTGAAGCGGCAAAACGTGCGCACCTTGAGAAATTTATTCAATCACTACCAGAAGGCTACGAAACAGAAATAGGTGAACGCGGATTAAAACTTTCAGGCGGTCAAAAGCAAAGACTGGCGATTGCAAGGATGTTTTTGAAGAATCCTCCAATACTTATCCTGGATGAAGCAACATCTGCGCTCGATACCGAAACAGAGATGGTCATCCAAGAGGCACTAAATGAGTTGGCAAAAAACAGAACAACCTTGATTATAGCTCATAGACTTGCAACCATTCGGAATGCTGACCGTATTATTGTCGTAACGGAAGACGGAATTGCCGAGGAAGGCGGTCATGACGAATTAATTGAACAAGGCGGAATTTTTGCAAATCTTCATCGTGTTCAATACCAGCAATAA
- a CDS encoding CapA family protein, which produces MKKYITVEVTESKFKSIYINEKSRNYGGLLTREFISKFIKPWSVPIDKENDSFYQSYIAIKDYLQVDPIQIKESWEAAARKTEAEQLKETIRVTFAGDAMMDWSVKETVKQKGPDYPFMHIKEELSSSDLSVVNLETAITTAGVKVSKEYNFRSDPISLSGLKNAGFQLVSLANNHSLDYGQSGFTDTIANLKKYQLDYIGGGVNKQEAYAAKTYDIKGRRIKVLAFSRVLPDFSWVATDTKPGLANGYDLNLIQHTIQKEKSDADFLFIYIHWGVETKRSPEVFQREWAKTMIDSGADGVIGSHPHVLQGFEYYNGKPIAYSLGNFLFPNYIKGDKAQTGILHLDIQNNNIEMSFVPFKIIQDQIIVQTEQEKAEVWNELQDLSFGEVQINNGTISDSTSVAEVEGR; this is translated from the coding sequence ATGAAGAAATACATAACAGTAGAAGTGACTGAGAGTAAATTTAAAAGTATTTACATAAATGAAAAATCGAGAAATTATGGCGGCTTATTAACGAGAGAATTTATTTCTAAATTTATTAAGCCCTGGAGCGTACCTATTGATAAGGAAAATGACTCGTTTTACCAAAGTTATATTGCCATTAAGGATTATCTCCAAGTAGATCCAATACAAATTAAAGAATCATGGGAAGCCGCTGCAAGAAAAACAGAAGCTGAACAGTTAAAGGAAACGATTCGGGTTACCTTTGCTGGTGATGCAATGATGGATTGGTCTGTAAAGGAGACAGTAAAACAAAAAGGGCCAGATTACCCATTCATGCACATTAAAGAGGAACTATCTTCTAGTGATTTGAGCGTTGTGAATCTGGAAACAGCGATTACCACAGCAGGAGTAAAGGTTTCCAAGGAATATAATTTCCGTTCGGATCCTATTTCTTTATCTGGTTTAAAAAATGCTGGATTTCAGCTTGTAAGTTTAGCCAATAACCATTCATTGGATTATGGTCAATCCGGTTTTACTGACACAATTGCCAACTTAAAAAAATACCAACTCGACTATATAGGTGGGGGAGTAAATAAACAAGAGGCATATGCGGCCAAGACCTATGACATTAAAGGAAGAAGGATAAAAGTCCTGGCTTTTTCAAGAGTTCTTCCTGATTTCAGTTGGGTGGCAACCGATACAAAACCTGGGTTAGCAAATGGCTATGATTTAAATTTAATCCAACATACGATTCAAAAAGAAAAGTCTGACGCAGATTTCCTATTTATCTATATTCACTGGGGTGTTGAAACAAAACGCTCGCCAGAAGTTTTTCAAAGGGAGTGGGCAAAAACAATGATTGATTCAGGAGCGGACGGGGTAATTGGCAGTCACCCTCATGTCCTTCAAGGATTTGAATATTATAATGGAAAACCTATTGCTTATTCACTGGGCAACTTCCTATTTCCAAATTATATAAAGGGGGATAAAGCTCAAACGGGTATCCTGCATCTGGATATCCAAAATAACAACATCGAAATGTCTTTTGTTCCGTTTAAGATTATTCAGGATCAAATTATTGTCCAAACTGAGCAAGAAAAAGCTGAAGTATGGAATGAACTTCAAGACTTATCTTTCGGCGAAGTTCAAATAAACAATGGCACTATTTCTGACTCGACGTCGGTTGCTGAAGTTGAAGGGAGATAA
- a CDS encoding Cof-type HAD-IIB family hydrolase: MQNFKSDNEIKLIALDMDGTLLNDQHEISEENRQAIKEAQEKGVYVVLSTGRSLRKCEYHADSLALTSYLVTVNGSEIWDDKRELIERHIVKSDSIQWMLELTKQHNVRFWAINTNRNWFDEMPEDIHAEEWLKFGFNIKDEPTRDKILKELQARGEFELSNSTPTNIEVNPAGINKARGLTLVCERLGIEMKNVMAVGDSLNDLAMIEAAGLGIAMGNAQETVKKAAAWVTSTNNEDGVAKAIRKWVI; this comes from the coding sequence ATGCAGAATTTCAAAAGTGATAACGAGATTAAACTAATTGCACTTGATATGGATGGAACGCTGTTGAATGATCAACACGAAATATCAGAAGAAAACCGCCAGGCAATAAAAGAGGCACAGGAAAAAGGAGTTTATGTCGTACTTAGCACGGGCCGCTCGTTGAGGAAGTGTGAGTACCATGCAGATTCACTGGCATTAACCTCGTATTTAGTAACGGTAAACGGCAGTGAAATATGGGATGATAAAAGGGAATTAATCGAAAGGCATATAGTGAAGTCTGATTCCATCCAATGGATGTTGGAACTTACAAAGCAGCATAATGTTAGATTTTGGGCTATTAATACGAATCGGAACTGGTTTGATGAAATGCCAGAGGATATCCATGCAGAAGAATGGCTGAAATTTGGGTTTAACATTAAGGATGAACCTACAAGAGATAAAATTTTAAAAGAGCTGCAAGCTAGAGGAGAGTTTGAGCTAAGTAACTCGACCCCGACGAATATCGAAGTCAATCCTGCGGGGATTAATAAAGCAAGAGGACTGACATTAGTCTGTGAGCGTCTTGGGATTGAGATGAAAAATGTCATGGCCGTAGGTGATAGTCTAAATGATCTGGCAATGATTGAAGCAGCAGGTCTAGGCATTGCGATGGGAAATGCTCAAGAAACGGTAAAAAAGGCAGCAGCATGGGTTACTTCTACAAATAATGAAGACGGTGTTGCGAAAGCAATCCGAAAATGGGTTATATAG
- the qoxB gene encoding cytochrome aa3 quinol oxidase subunit I gives MDFFDRFAVPHPSVAIYASMAAIGLTIIAVIAGLTYFKKWGYLWREWLTTVDHKRIGIMYLLSALLMLFRGGVDAIMMRAQLAVPENTLLDAQHYNEIFTTHGIVMILFMAMPFIMFFMNFVVPLQIGARDVAFPRLNALSFWLFFMGAMLFNISFVVGGSPDAGWTSYFPLAGNEFSESVGTNYYMIAIQIAGIGTLMTGINFITTILKMRAPGMTLMKMPMFTWSALIANVIIVFAFPVLAVLLAMGTLDRQFGTHFFTMDNGGMDMLWANIFWVWGHPEVYILILPAFGIYSEIISTFARRNLYGYTSMVGSMVIISLLSFLVWAHHFFTMGQGALTNSIFSITTMAIAVPTGVKIFNWLLTLRKGKIVFTTPMLYSMLFIPLFTLGGVTGVMLAMSAADYQYHNTMFLVAHFHNVIIPGVVYAMLAGLHYYWPKMFGFMLNERIGKWTAWLMSIGFILAFMPMYISGLDGQARRMYTYSESAGFGPMNMVSFVGAAIMAISFVLIVYNIYYSTRYETRDISNDPWDARTLEWSTHTPVPEYNFAILPDVRSNEALWDAKKNGHVLFKGEFEKIHMPNNSGIPFIMSCIFFVWGFSFIFSLWIPVILTTIGIFVCMALRSFEQDHGRYISVKEIEETETNLRGA, from the coding sequence ATGGATTTCTTTGATCGATTTGCCGTTCCACATCCTAGTGTTGCGATTTATGCCTCAATGGCTGCCATCGGGCTCACAATTATCGCAGTAATTGCTGGTTTAACCTATTTTAAAAAATGGGGCTACCTATGGCGTGAATGGTTAACAACGGTTGACCACAAACGAATTGGTATCATGTATCTGCTCTCAGCCCTTCTAATGCTTTTCCGAGGTGGGGTTGACGCCATCATGATGCGTGCTCAACTTGCAGTACCAGAAAACACTTTACTTGACGCACAACATTATAATGAAATTTTTACGACACATGGAATTGTAATGATCCTGTTTATGGCAATGCCATTCATTATGTTCTTTATGAACTTTGTTGTTCCATTACAAATTGGAGCACGTGACGTAGCATTCCCACGTTTGAACGCACTAAGTTTTTGGTTATTCTTTATGGGTGCGATGCTATTCAATATTTCATTCGTTGTAGGCGGTTCACCAGACGCAGGCTGGACCTCATACTTTCCGCTTGCCGGTAATGAATTTAGTGAATCTGTCGGTACCAATTATTATATGATTGCGATTCAAATTGCAGGTATTGGTACATTAATGACCGGAATTAACTTCATTACTACTATTCTCAAAATGAGAGCACCTGGAATGACGTTAATGAAAATGCCAATGTTTACATGGTCTGCGTTAATAGCGAATGTCATCATCGTTTTCGCATTCCCAGTCTTAGCAGTGTTACTAGCAATGGGAACCTTGGACCGTCAATTTGGAACCCATTTCTTTACAATGGATAATGGCGGTATGGATATGCTCTGGGCCAATATTTTCTGGGTTTGGGGACATCCTGAAGTCTATATCTTAATCCTGCCAGCGTTTGGTATTTATAGTGAGATTATTTCAACCTTTGCACGCCGTAACCTATACGGATATACTTCTATGGTCGGCTCAATGGTTATTATCTCACTTCTATCGTTCTTAGTATGGGCGCACCATTTCTTTACCATGGGTCAGGGTGCTTTAACAAATAGTATCTTCTCAATTACAACCATGGCGATAGCTGTTCCGACAGGAGTTAAGATCTTTAACTGGCTGCTCACGCTGAGAAAAGGAAAGATCGTTTTTACTACTCCGATGCTTTATAGCATGCTTTTCATTCCGCTATTTACACTAGGTGGAGTAACAGGAGTCATGCTAGCGATGTCTGCTGCTGACTATCAATATCATAATACGATGTTCTTAGTGGCACATTTTCATAATGTTATAATTCCTGGTGTTGTCTATGCAATGCTTGCAGGGCTGCATTATTACTGGCCAAAGATGTTTGGTTTTATGTTGAATGAGAGAATTGGTAAATGGACCGCATGGTTAATGTCTATTGGCTTTATATTGGCGTTCATGCCAATGTATATTTCCGGTTTAGATGGTCAGGCACGCCGTATGTACACATACTCTGAATCTGCTGGATTCGGTCCAATGAACATGGTTTCATTCGTTGGAGCGGCGATAATGGCTATAAGCTTCGTATTAATCGTATACAACATCTACTATAGTACTCGATATGAAACAAGAGATATCAGTAATGATCCTTGGGATGCCCGCACGCTAGAGTGGTCTACACATACTCCAGTACCAGAATATAATTTTGCGATTTTACCAGATGTACGATCCAATGAAGCATTATGGGACGCAAAGAAGAATGGACATGTATTATTTAAAGGTGAATTCGAGAAAATTCACATGCCAAATAATAGCGGTATCCCATTCATCATGAGTTGTATCTTCTTTGTTTGGGGATTCTCCTTTATTTTTAGCTTGTGGATTCCTGTAATCCTTACAACAATAGGAATTTTTGTTTGTATGGCTCTAAGGTCATTTGAACAAGACCATGGACGTTATATCTCTGTTAAAGAAATCGAAGAAACAGAAACAAATTTGCGAGGTGCTTAA
- a CDS encoding cold-shock protein: protein MEHGKVKWFNGEKGFGFIERDGGDDVFVHFSAIQGEGYKTLDEGQEVTFEIENGQRGPQAVNVRKA from the coding sequence ATGGAACATGGTAAAGTAAAATGGTTTAACGGTGAAAAAGGTTTTGGATTTATTGAGCGTGATGGTGGAGATGATGTATTCGTTCACTTCTCGGCTATTCAAGGCGAAGGGTACAAAACATTAGATGAAGGTCAAGAAGTAACGTTTGAAATCGAAAATGGACAACGTGGTCCCCAAGCGGTTAACGTTCGCAAGGCATAA